One Anthonomus grandis grandis chromosome 12, icAntGran1.3, whole genome shotgun sequence DNA window includes the following coding sequences:
- the LOC126743198 gene encoding gustatory and odorant receptor 22-like, whose translation MSNPQFLSPGSAGAARRKSDSIRIVTPATHRPEEEPDDELLEKLDKYDNFYDTTKSLLVLFQIMGVMPIERMKGKTVFRWFSATTCWAYFIFGLETVFVSIVFKERLVLILKPGKRFDEYIYGVIFLSILIPHFLLPIGAWTNGCEVAKFKNMWTKFQYKYFKKTGTPIVFHNLGLITYSLCIFSWTIGIAIMLAQYYLQPDMLLWHTFGYYHILAMLNCLCSLWFINCTAKGRVAGWLAENLHTALQTKDSAKKLADYREMWIDLSHMMQQLGKAYSGMYALYCLLVLLTTIVATYGCLTEILDHGLSFKEAGLFVIAFYCFTLLFIICNEAHAASRKMGPEFRERLLNVNLAAVDQRTVQEVHMFLTAIDKNPPIMNLNGYANINRKLISSTITSAATYLVMLMQFRLSLMRNAAIAARKANASMTNSTITD comes from the exons ATGTCGAATCCGCAATTTCTTTCACCGGGTTCCGCGGGAGCCGCGAGAAGGAAAAGTGACTCGATTAGGATCGTGACGCCTGCAACGCACAGACCGGAGGAGGAACCCGATGACGAGTTACTGGAAAAACTGgataaatatgataatttttacgATACGACCAAGAGTCTGTTGGTACTGTTTCAAATTATGGGGGTGATGCCTATTGAGAGGATGAAAGGGAAAACTGTGTTCAG ATGGTTCTCGGCGACCACCTGCTGGGCCTACTTCATCTTCGGCCTGGAGACCGTGTTCGTCAGTATCGTTTTCAAGGAGCGCCTAgtcttaattttaaaacccGGAAAACGCTTTGACGAGTACATCTACGGGGTGATCTTCTTAAGTATATTAATACCGCACTTCCTGTTACCCATCGGGGCTTGGACCAATGGCTGCGAGGTTGCCAAGTTTAAGAATATGTGGACGAAATTCCAA tacaaATACTTCAAGAAAACTGGCACCCCGATCGTATTTCACAATTTGGGCCTGATCACTTACTCCCTATGCATCTTCTCGTGGACCATCGGTATAGCGATAATGCTGGCCCAGTACTACTTGCAGCCGGACATGCTCTTATGGCACACGTTTGGTTATTATCACATTTTGGCAATGCTCAACTGCTTGTGCAGCTTGTGGTTTATCAATTGTACCGCCAAGGGACGTGTGGCCGGATGGTTGGCGGAAAACCTGCATACCGCCTTGCAAACTAAGGATTCCGCTAAAAAATTGGCTGATTATCGAGAAATGTGGATCGATCTATCTCATATGATGCAGCAATTGG GTAAAGCGTACAGTGGCATGTACGCCCTGTACTGCCTACTGGTACTGCTCACGACCATAGTAGCGACTTACGGGTGTTTAACCGAAATACTCGATCACGGGCTGTCATTTAAGGAGGCCGGTTTGTTTGTCATCGCCTTCTACTGTTTCACTTTGTTGTTTATCATTTGCAATGAGGCGCATGCGGCCTCGAGGAAAATGGGTCCGGAATTCAG GGAACGACTGTTGAACGTAAATTTGGCAGCGGTGGATCAACGTACCGTACAGGAGGTGCACATGTTTTTGACCGCCATCGATAAGAACCCACCTATAATGAACTTGAACGGATACGCTAACATTAATCGGAAATTGATTTCTTCT acGATTACCTCGGCGGCCACCTACTTGGTAATGCTCATGCAATTCCGCTTAAGCTTAATGCGAAATGCGGCCATAGCGGCTCGGAAAGCGAATGCTTCAATGACTAATTCCACTATAACTGATTAA